In Rhizobium sp. CIAT894, the genomic window CGGCTCATTGCTGCGATCCGCGTTGAGATTCACAAGCGAGAGCGAAAGCAGGTGATTGAGGATCGTCTTGAAAAAATCCTCGGCGTGCTTGTTGAGGTCGGTAAGACCCAGGCGTCCGCGCGTGGACACCTGACCCGCCACATCGCTGAGCGCGTCGACGATCTCGCCGATGAAATAGCCCCTTGTCAGCATCGCTCAGTTCCTCCGTTCGGCCCGCTCACGGCGTGCCCCGCAACGGATTGATGATTTCGATGCCAGGGAAATCGCGCTCGTTGTCGGTGACGACAACGCAGTCGTTGGCGGCGGCGACCGCAGCGATGATCGTATCGAGCCCGCTGCGCGGCCGGCCCGCGGCTTTGCCTTCGGCCATCAGCTCCGCCCAGGCGATGCCGGCCCGCTCATCGAACGGGAGGATGCGACCGGCGAACAGCGCCTGCGGACCTTGAGGGCCGCTGAACCACACGTCGAGCTGATCGCGACGCTTGCCGGCGGGCTTCTCGAGCACGCCTCTGCGAAGCTCCGCCAACGTCAGCGAGGCGATGAAAAGGTCGTCGTCCGACTGGTCTGCCATCCACGCGACCAGCGATTCCGAAGGCGCCGGCTTCGTGAAATTGCTGAGGATGTTGGTATCGAGCAGATAGCGCATCAAAGATCGACCTTGCGCCCTTCCTCACGCGCACGGGTCAGGTCGAGTTCCGAGCCGATCAGGGGCGAAGCCAGGAGCGCCTTGAGGATGCCGCCTTTGCTCGGTGGTTCACCGCCCACGTTGTCCTTTACCGCAGCCCGCAGCCGATCGGATTCAGGGCCGCCCTCTGCAAGGCGGCGAGCGACGTTCCGCACCAGATCGCGGTCGGAATCCCGACCGGTCACCTCGAAGCGGACCAGCCCTTTTTCGGCCAGCCGATTGCGGAAATTGGCGATTGCGCGCTGCTGAGAAGGCTTGCTCATTTCGTGTCTCCGGCGTATATCCAGAATATATCCAGAATGCGCGGAACCTGCAAGGCCGGCGAGGCCGCGATTGCGGATTCCGACTACGACGGGGAGCGCTGATGTACTCCGATATGCCCGCCGAACCTGCGAAGGGCTACGTTTACACCGAAACGCGCAAGTATTTGCGCTACACGGCGTTATCCGGCTGCGCCCAGGAGCCGCCGGTCATTCTCCATGATCCCCAAACGGTACGGGATGCCGACGCGGGGAGGATACTGGATTTCGTGTCGATTGCGACGACTATAGACGCATGTCCGCACAGATTATCCCATTTCCCGAGCCCGGTGCTGGCGAAGACGATTTCCTGGATTTCTACCGGGCGCCGCTGCCGCGAAAAAGGCCTGCCAAGGCAACGAAGCCGAAATGGCAACCTACGATCGTCGATGACTGGCCGGACGAGGTCCCCGTCTTCGTCGAAGAGCTGGAGCTGTTCGAGCTGTACCTCGGCGACGACCTGGACAGGATTCTCGGCATTACGAAGTGATTTCAAACGTGGAGGTCTCGCATGAACGCCAACGCGACTCCCGCCTTGGCGATGCCGGGGCGAGCTGCGCTTTATCTCCGTGTCTCGACCGGAAGGCAGGCCGAGCAGGACCTGTCTATCCCTGATCAGCGGCGCCAGCTTCTCGGCTACTGCGAGGCCCGCGGCATCGAGGTCGTTGCGGAGTTTGTTGAGCCGGGCGCGACAGCGACCGACGATAAGCGCCCCGCGTTTCAGCGCATGATGGACGAGGCCTCTCAGAAGCCGTCACCGTTCGACACAATCATCGTCCACTCGTTCTCCCGCTTTTTTCGCGACCAGTTCCAACTTGAGTTCTACGTCCGACGACTTGCCAAGAATGGCATCCGGCTGACTTCCATCACCCAGGATCTCGGTGACGATCCGATGAGCGTGATGATGCGCCAGATCATGGCGCTGTTCGACGAGTATCAGTCGAAGGAAAACGCCAAGCACACCCTCCGGGCAATGCGCGAGAACGCCCGTCAGGGCTATTGGAACGGTTCCCGCCCGCCCTTTGGCTACAAGATCGTTGCCGCCGAGATGCGCGGAGCGCGGACCAAGAAGAAAATTGAGCCCGATCCCATCCATATCGAAACCGTGCGTTTGATCTTCCGACTGGCCCGGATCGGCGACGGGGACGGTCCGCTCGGTGTCCGCCAGATCGCAGGATATCTGAATGAACGCGGCCTCCGGACGCAGACCGGTGGCCGATGGGGTCTGGGAGCGGTCCACGAGCTGCTGACCCGC contains:
- a CDS encoding PIN domain-containing protein, encoding MRYLLDTNILSNFTKPAPSESLVAWMADQSDDDLFIASLTLAELRRGVLEKPAGKRRDQLDVWFSGPQGPQALFAGRILPFDERAGIAWAELMAEGKAAGRPRSGLDTIIAAVAAANDCVVVTDNERDFPGIEIINPLRGTP